The proteins below come from a single Cannabis sativa cultivar Pink pepper isolate KNU-18-1 chromosome 3, ASM2916894v1, whole genome shotgun sequence genomic window:
- the LOC115710637 gene encoding uncharacterized protein LOC115710637 has protein sequence MKEALKKWNSNVFGFCDTQLKRLYDKLSVLQQQQDEAASDEEVEVQLEILELENRMGRIWKQKSRDLWVSLGDCNSKFFHVSTLIRRRRNSICAINDVGNGWLFDREGIGAYFNKQFQLLYESQQPVFDNDFDSLFQPLVTDLDNAELFRCPSFEEIRQVVWKDFFISRKFVEKLNHTFLCLIPKSENPTSFDQFRPISLCNFGYKIIARLLTDRLKPVLDKLATAAEARILGQCLEKYEEWSGQKVSRRKSGLVFSPKVQGRDKSCIQEILDLQLLDKKERYLGNPFFYSARRRDDFKFIKEKLLNRLEGWKAKQ, from the exons ATGAAAGAAGCGCTCAAAAAGTGGAATAGCAATGTGTTTGGGTTTTGTGACACACAACTTAAAAGGCTGTATGATAAGTTGAGTGTGCTTCAACAACAACAAGATGAGGCTGCTAGTGATGAGGAGGTGGAAGTGCAATTGGAAATTCTTGAGTTGGAAAATAGAATGGGAAGAATATGGAAGCAAAAGTCAAGAGATCTTTGGGTGTCGCTGGGGGATtgtaattcgaaattttttcatGTGTCTACCTTGATTCGACGGAGGAGAAACTCGATTTGCGCCATCAATGACGTTGGGAACGGTTGGTTGTTTGACAGAGAGGGAATAGGGGCTTATTTTAACAAGCAGTTCCAACTGCTTTATGAAAGTCAGCAACCTGTCTTCGACAACGATTTTGATTCGCTCTTCCAGCCCCTGGTTACTGATCTTGACAATGCGGAGTTGTTTCGATGTCCGTCGTTTGAAGAAATTAGGCAGGTGGTGTGGAAG GATTTTTTCATCAGTAGAAAGTTTGTGGAGAAACTCAATCATACGTTCCTGTGCCTTATCCCGAAGAGTGAAAACCCGACTTCATTCGATCAGTTTCGCCCGATTAGCCTCTGTAATTTTGGGTACAAGATTATTGCGAGATTGCTCACAGACAGATTGAAGCCGGTGCTTGACAAGCTG GCTACCGCGGCTGAAGCTAGGATTCTCGGCCAATGCTTAGAAAAATACGAAGAATGGTCGGGACAAAAAGTGAGTAGAAGGAAAAGTGGGCTGGTGTTCTCCCCGAAAGTGCAGGGCAGGGATAAATCATGCATTCAGGAGATTCTTGATTTGCAGTTGCTTGACAAGAAGGAAAGGTATTTGGGAAATCCCTTCTTCTACTCGGCTAGGAGAAGAGATGACTTCAAATTCATTAAGGAGAAGCTCCTAAACCGTTTGGAGGGGTGGAAAGCGAAACAGTAA
- the LOC133035908 gene encoding uncharacterized protein LOC133035908, translating into MRCLAWNCRGLRRPAAERAIKRLSQGEGFDVIYLMETKVDEESMYAITTKLGFQEYRDISSMGMAGGFCVAWRKGIKLSIRNKFNSGFECRIEEDHKEPWTLFCIYGTPYGREKGAFWRWLTYIVCNCDTRWMVWGDLNVILNDEEKKGGREFHNREGAHLQNFLLETRGVDLGFSGPKFTWVKSRGSHNSVRKRLDRAVACAHWCLSFPEASVVHHPIMASDHAPWFWILNQ; encoded by the coding sequence ATGAGGTGCCTAGCGTGGAATTGTCGCGGTCTTCGGAGACCGGCGGCAGAGAGAGCCATTAAGAGGCTTTCTCAGGGTGAAGGGTTCGATGTGATTTACCTGATGGAAACTAAGGTGGATGAGGAATCGATGTATGCAATTACTACGAAATTGGGATTTCAAGAATATAGAGATATTTCTTCTATGGGCATGGCTGGGGGGTTTTGTGTTGCTTGGAGAAAGGGTATCAAGCTGAGTATTAGAAACAAATTCAATTCGGGGTTTGAGTGCCGTATTGAAGAAGATCACAAGGAGCCTTGGACTTTATTCTGTATCTATGGGACACCTTATGGAAGGGAGAAGGGAGCGTTTTGGCGATGGCTGACATATATAGTCTGTAATTGTGACACTCGATGGATGGTGTGGGGGGATCTAAATGTTATTCTTAATGATGAAGAAAAGAAAGGTGGCCGAGAGTTCCACAATCGTGAAGGGGCTCATCTGCAGAATTTCTTGTTGGAAACCAGAGGTGTTGATCTGGGTTTTAGTGGCCCAAAGTTTACCTGGGTGAAGTCAAGGGGCTCTCATAACTCCGTGAGGAAACGGCTCGATAGAGCAGTGGCCTGTGCGCATTGGTGTCTAAGTTTTCCTGAAGCTTCTGTGGTTCACCATCCTATTATGGCCTCCGATCACGCCCCCTGGTTCTGGATACTCAACCAATGA